The following proteins come from a genomic window of Brachionichthys hirsutus isolate HB-005 chromosome 20, CSIRO-AGI_Bhir_v1, whole genome shotgun sequence:
- the gphnb gene encoding gephyrin b: MQKTSRVSDSCFRNLAEDRSGINLKDLIHDPSLLGGMISAYKIVPDEIDEIKETLVDWCDEKELNLILTTGGTGFAPRDVTPEATKEVIEREAPGMSLAMLMGSLNVTPLGMLSRPVCGIRGKTLIINLPGSKKGSQECFQFILPALPHAIDLLRDAMVKVKEAADELEDLPSPPPPLSPPPNSSPRRQTEDKGVQCEEEDEEKKDSGVASTEDSSSSHITAASIAAKIPDSIISRGVQVLPRDTASLSTTPSESPRAQATSRLSTASCPTPKARLPSCSSTLSIAEASRREFRAHLDEVITLKSRYSTLDQLQCRLEGLKDDRRRTSSSRF, from the exons TGAGCGACAGCTGTTTTCGGAACCTAGCTGAGGACCGCAGCGGCATCAACCTCAAAGATCTCATCCACGATCCCTCCTT ATTGGGGGGCATGATCTCGGCCTACAAGATAGTGCCGGACGAGATAGACGAAATTAAG GAAACTCTGGTGGACTGGTGCGATGAGAAGGAACTGAACCTCATCCTGACCACCGGAGGCACCGGCTTCGCCCCGAGGGACGTCACGCCAGAG GCCACTAAGGAGGTGATAGAGCGTGAGGCTCCAGGGATGTCTCTCGCTATGCTGATGGGATCCCTCAACGTCACGCCCCTCGGGATGCTCTCcag ACCCGTGTGCGGCATCCGAGGGAAGACGCTCATCATCAACCTACCAGGAAGCAAGAAAGGCTCGCAG GAATGCTTCCAGTTCATCCTGCCGGCGTTGCCGCACGCCATCGACCTTCTGCGGGACGCCATGGTGAAGGTGAAGGAGGCGGCGGACGAGCTGGAGGACCTGCCGTCGCCACCGCCTCCCCTTTCGCCGCCGCCCAACAGCTCGCCGCGGCGACAGACGGAGGACAAGGGAGTCCAgtgcgaggaggaggatgaggagaagaaggacAGCGGCGTGGCGTCCACCgaggacagctcctcctcccacaTCACCGCCGCGTCCATAGCTGCCAAG ATCCCAGACTCCATCATCTCGCGGGGTGTGCAGGTGTTGCCCAGGGATACAGCCTCTCTCAGCACCACGCCCTCGGAGTCGCCCCGCGCCCAGGCCACGTCCCGCCTCTCTACCGCTTCCTGTCCCACGCCCAAA GCGAGGCTCCCCTCCTGTTCGTCCACCCTAAGCATTGCCGAG GCCTCACGGAGAGAATTCAGGGCTCACCTGGATGAGGTCATCACGCTCAAGTCAAGGTACTCTACCTTGGACCAG